From Cyclobacteriaceae bacterium, a single genomic window includes:
- the nuoH gene encoding NADH-quinone oxidoreductase subunit NuoH — protein MLYYTILCGGIFTITLTIAAYSTYAERKVAAFLQDRIGPDRAGPFGILQPLADGLKFFMKEEIIPNVSNKFLFIAGPCIAMLTALMAGVVIPWGGTLEYDGVIYSLQIADLNIGILYVFGIVSIGVYGIMIGGWSSNNKFSLLGAIRASAQMISYEIAMGFSIIAMIMMTGTLSLGEISAQQAGGMGGDWNFWNVLYQPVGFIIFLICAFAECNRTPFDLPECETELVGGYHTEYSSMKLGFYLFAEYINMFISSAVIATLYFGGYNFPFMNNLGLDHNTITIIGSLILFGKIFFFIFFFMWIRWTVPRFRYDQLMNLGWKILIPLSVANIFATGLVMILTK, from the coding sequence ATGTTGTATTACACAATCCTTTGCGGTGGAATATTCACCATTACTCTGACGATTGCGGCATATTCAACATATGCTGAGCGTAAGGTTGCTGCATTTCTTCAGGATCGTATAGGTCCTGATCGGGCGGGTCCTTTTGGTATTTTGCAGCCACTTGCTGATGGATTGAAATTCTTCATGAAAGAAGAGATCATTCCAAACGTATCTAATAAGTTCCTGTTCATAGCTGGTCCATGCATTGCCATGCTCACTGCATTGATGGCAGGTGTAGTTATTCCATGGGGCGGCACTTTAGAATATGATGGAGTTATCTATTCCCTCCAGATCGCAGATCTCAACATTGGGATTCTTTATGTATTCGGTATTGTGTCAATTGGTGTGTATGGCATCATGATTGGCGGCTGGTCATCCAACAACAAATTTTCGCTGCTGGGTGCTATCCGTGCGTCAGCGCAAATGATCAGTTATGAAATTGCAATGGGTTTCTCCATCATCGCGATGATCATGATGACTGGAACGTTAAGCCTGGGTGAGATCAGCGCGCAGCAGGCAGGCGGGATGGGTGGAGATTGGAATTTTTGGAACGTACTGTATCAGCCTGTTGGGTTCATTATCTTCCTTATCTGCGCTTTCGCGGAATGTAATCGCACACCGTTCGATTTACCGGAGTGTGAGACAGAGCTGGTGGGCGGATATCACACCGAATACAGCAGTATGAAACTTGGTTTCTACCTCTTTGCAGAATATATCAATATGTTCATTTCATCTGCAGTAATTGCAACGCTTTACTTTGGTGGATATAATTTCCCATTTATGAATAACCTTGGCCTTGATCATAACACAATTACGATCATAGGATCATTGATTCTCTTTGGGAAGATTTTCTTCTTTATTTTCTTCTTCATGTGGATCCGCTGGACTGTTCCACGTTTTCGCTATGATCAATTGATGAATCTTGGCTGGAAGATATTAATACCATTGTCAGTAGCGAACATATTTGCCACTGGTCTGGTAATGATTTTGACAAAATAA
- a CDS encoding sigma-70 family RNA polymerase sigma factor: MRQLKIVKQITNRESQSLDKYLQEIGKVDLITSDEEVKLAQRIREGDQMALEKLTKANLRFVVSVAKQYQNNGLTLGDLINEGNVGLIKAAKRFDEKRGFKFISYAVWWIRQSIMQALAEQSRIVRLPLNRVGSLNKITKTFSELEQKFQREPSPEELADVLEVTTEEVVDTLKIGGRHVSMNAPFVQGEENGLLDVLENDSEETPDSGLIMDSLRREVQRALSTLTVRESDVIASYFGLNGEQSMTLEEIGAKFNLTRERVRQIKEKATRRLRHNSRSKALKSYLG, encoded by the coding sequence ATGAGACAACTAAAGATTGTTAAGCAGATCACGAACCGGGAGAGTCAGTCTCTCGACAAGTATTTACAGGAAATTGGGAAAGTGGATCTTATTACATCTGATGAAGAAGTAAAGCTTGCACAGAGAATAAGAGAGGGAGATCAGATGGCGTTGGAAAAATTGACCAAGGCAAACTTGCGTTTCGTTGTTTCAGTAGCCAAGCAGTATCAGAATAATGGATTAACCCTGGGTGACCTTATCAATGAAGGTAACGTAGGATTGATCAAAGCAGCAAAGAGATTTGATGAGAAGCGTGGATTCAAATTCATTTCATACGCAGTATGGTGGATCCGTCAGTCAATCATGCAGGCTCTTGCAGAGCAATCACGTATTGTACGCCTTCCTCTAAACCGGGTAGGTTCACTTAATAAGATCACAAAGACTTTCTCTGAACTTGAGCAAAAATTCCAGCGTGAGCCTTCACCGGAAGAATTAGCGGATGTATTGGAAGTAACAACAGAAGAAGTTGTAGACACATTGAAGATCGGTGGCCGTCATGTGTCCATGAATGCTCCCTTTGTTCAGGGTGAAGAAAACGGTCTTCTTGACGTTCTTGAAAACGACAGCGAAGAAACTCCTGATTCAGGTTTGATCATGGATTCACTTCGTCGTGAAGTTCAGCGCGCTCTTTCAACATTAACTGTTCGCGAATCAGATGTTATTGCATCCTATTTCGGACTTAATGGTGAGCAGTCAATGACACTCGAAGAGATTGGCGCTAAGTTTAACCTGACTCGTGAACGCGTTCGTCAGATCAAGGAAAAAGCTACCCGCCGCCTGAGACATAACTCTCGCAGCAAAGCTCTTAAATCATATTTGGGCTAA
- a CDS encoding CBS domain-containing protein, whose product MGKVRDILKFKGGAVFAVDPGMMVYKAIEQMCERNIGGLLITENDRLVGIFTERDYARKLILKGKSSKDTPISELMTKNPFTVTSDSTIEDCMKLMTEKHIRHLPVVEGEKLTGVISIGDVVKQIIQDQKAIIEHLESYIHQ is encoded by the coding sequence ATGGGAAAAGTAAGAGACATTTTGAAATTCAAGGGTGGTGCTGTTTTCGCGGTTGACCCAGGTATGATGGTCTACAAAGCGATCGAACAGATGTGTGAGAGAAATATTGGTGGTCTTCTGATTACTGAAAATGACAGGCTCGTAGGAATTTTTACAGAACGTGATTACGCCAGAAAGCTCATCCTCAAAGGGAAATCCTCAAAGGATACACCTATCAGTGAACTGATGACTAAAAATCCTTTCACCGTAACTTCCGACAGTACGATTGAGGATTGCATGAAGCTTATGACTGAAAAACACATCCGGCACTTGCCTGTTGTAGAGGGTGAGAAGCTGACCGGAGTGATCTCTATTGGAGATGTGGTCAAGCAGATCATCCAGGATCAGAAAGCAATTATTGAGCACCTGGAATCCTACATTCACCAGTAA
- a CDS encoding 2Fe-2S iron-sulfur cluster binding domain-containing protein, which translates to MAKVTIDGIEVEVPDGTTILNAARKIGGELVPPAMCYYTNLKDSGGKCRVCLVKVAQGSTKDPRPMPKLVASCRTPVMDGMVVQSKSSPEVLEARKAVVEFLLINHPLDCPICDQAGECDLQNLAYEHGAAATRYEEDRRTFEKIDIGDKIKLHMTRCILCYRCTFVADQLTNNRVHGVMSRGDKSEISTYIKESIDNDFSGNMIDVCPVGALTDKTFRFKSRVWFTNPLDAHRDCPKCSGKVILWTKGDDVLRVSARKDKYGEVTEYICNECRFEHKKMSDWTVDGPRHIEHNSVISQNHYERTDLLKLKKEIERQIEFERGAELPPEPSPKLTN; encoded by the coding sequence ATGGCTAAAGTAACGATCGATGGCATTGAAGTAGAAGTTCCGGATGGAACTACGATACTGAATGCTGCACGTAAAATCGGAGGGGAGTTGGTTCCCCCAGCAATGTGTTATTACACCAATCTGAAGGATAGTGGTGGTAAGTGTCGTGTGTGTCTTGTTAAAGTAGCGCAAGGATCCACGAAAGATCCTCGTCCGATGCCAAAGCTTGTAGCCTCCTGCCGTACGCCAGTGATGGATGGGATGGTAGTTCAAAGTAAATCATCACCGGAAGTTCTGGAAGCAAGGAAAGCAGTCGTTGAATTTTTATTGATCAATCATCCACTTGATTGTCCGATCTGTGATCAGGCAGGAGAGTGCGATCTCCAGAACCTTGCCTATGAGCATGGAGCTGCAGCAACGCGTTATGAAGAAGACAGGAGAACCTTTGAAAAGATTGACATAGGAGACAAGATCAAGCTTCACATGACACGGTGCATCCTTTGCTACCGTTGCACATTTGTAGCGGATCAGCTTACCAATAACAGAGTTCATGGTGTTATGAGTCGCGGAGATAAATCCGAGATCAGCACCTACATAAAAGAATCAATTGATAATGACTTCTCAGGCAACATGATTGACGTTTGCCCGGTAGGAGCATTGACTGATAAGACTTTCCGCTTTAAAAGCAGGGTCTGGTTCACCAACCCATTGGATGCTCATCGTGATTGCCCTAAATGTTCCGGCAAGGTGATCCTGTGGACGAAGGGAGATGATGTGTTAAGAGTTTCTGCACGCAAAGACAAATATGGCGAGGTAACAGAATACATCTGTAACGAATGCCGATTTGAGCATAAGAAGATGTCAGACTGGACCGTGGATGGCCCGCGTCACATTGAGCATAATTCAGTGATCTCACAGAATCATTATGAGAGAACTGATCTGTTGAAATTGAAAAAAGAAATAGAACGTCAGATTGAATTTGAAAGAGGAGCAGAGTTGCCCCCGGAACCTAGTCCTAAACTGACCAATTGA
- the nuoK gene encoding NADH-quinone oxidoreductase subunit NuoK, translating into MIPIDYYLWLSAALFTIGVLGVLYRRNAIIIFMCVELMLNAVNLVMVAFSNYLNDPAGQVFVFFIMAVAAAEVAVGLAILMMMYRNTRTTDINVLNRLKW; encoded by the coding sequence ATGATACCGATAGACTATTATCTCTGGCTGAGTGCGGCTTTGTTTACGATTGGAGTGTTAGGCGTGCTCTATAGAAGAAATGCGATTATCATTTTTATGTGTGTTGAGCTTATGCTGAATGCTGTTAATCTGGTGATGGTAGCTTTCTCAAATTATTTGAATGATCCTGCCGGGCAGGTTTTTGTATTCTTTATCATGGCAGTAGCAGCAGCAGAAGTTGCAGTTGGACTGGCAATCCTTATGATGATGTATCGCAATACCCGCACGACAGATATTAACGTATTGAATCGACTAAAATGGTAG
- the nuoL gene encoding NADH-quinone oxidoreductase subunit L — translation MVGSTLIALVPLLPLIGFLIISLNYKRLSHSASSIIACGVVFISFLISIELFAHLLSLPVEQRSIQVTVLNWIATGNLSLNFSFLIDPLSSIFLMIITGVGFLIHLYSVGYMHDDAGFNKFFSYLNLFVFFMLMLVMGSNYVVMFVGWEGVGLCSYLLIGFWFKNNNYNDAANKAFIMNRIGDLGLLVGMILIFMNCGSLDYTEVFTKVSSLDSSTITLITVLLFVGAMGKSAQIPLYTWLPDAMAGPTPVSALIHAATMVTAGVYMVCRNNLLYALSPVALNLILIIGLATALFAATIALTQNDIKKVLAYSTVSQLGLMFVALGLGAFSSGIFHMATHAFFKALLFLGAGSVIHALGGEQDLRKMGGLKKYLPITYLTFLVGTLAISGIPPFAGFFSKDEILAEAFANNPMVWAVALLASLLTVFYMFRLFFLTFFGSERASHETMHHIHESPKSMAIPLIALAVLSLVGGFMNVPEALFGSSQLSEYLSPVFAQSKELMAEHTLSHATEYGLMGTVIALTLAVIGVAWSMYVKKASVPVAEGSDIGTLQKLSYNKYYVDEIYDTIVVKPLYWLSSKFDQIVEKLAIDGFVNSAGDSVVQWSKVFRLFQSGTIGFYIFMMVIGIVLMLSLSFIY, via the coding sequence ATGGTAGGAAGTACATTGATAGCACTGGTTCCTTTATTGCCACTGATCGGTTTCCTGATCATCAGTCTGAACTATAAGAGACTTTCACACAGCGCGTCTTCCATCATCGCTTGCGGAGTAGTATTTATTTCCTTCCTGATCTCCATAGAGCTCTTCGCTCATCTGCTTTCTCTTCCTGTTGAGCAAAGAAGCATTCAGGTAACGGTTCTTAACTGGATTGCCACCGGAAATCTCTCACTCAATTTCAGTTTCCTCATCGACCCGTTGTCTTCCATATTCCTGATGATCATAACCGGGGTTGGATTTCTTATCCATCTCTATTCAGTGGGCTATATGCATGATGATGCAGGCTTCAATAAATTCTTTTCTTATCTGAATCTCTTCGTCTTCTTCATGCTCATGCTGGTGATGGGTTCAAATTATGTCGTGATGTTTGTCGGGTGGGAGGGTGTAGGACTTTGCTCATACCTGCTCATTGGATTCTGGTTTAAGAATAACAACTATAATGATGCTGCTAACAAGGCATTTATCATGAATCGCATTGGTGACCTTGGACTTCTTGTTGGGATGATCCTGATCTTCATGAATTGCGGGAGCCTGGATTATACAGAAGTGTTCACAAAAGTTTCTTCCTTAGATTCATCTACCATAACGCTTATTACAGTCTTGCTTTTTGTCGGTGCTATGGGAAAGAGCGCTCAAATACCTCTTTATACATGGCTTCCTGATGCAATGGCTGGCCCAACACCGGTATCTGCTTTGATCCATGCTGCTACCATGGTAACGGCAGGAGTTTACATGGTGTGTCGTAACAATCTTTTGTATGCTTTGTCACCTGTGGCCCTCAACCTTATTCTTATCATTGGACTTGCCACTGCACTCTTTGCAGCAACGATCGCCCTCACACAGAACGACATTAAGAAAGTGCTTGCATATTCTACTGTAAGTCAGCTGGGCCTGATGTTCGTGGCACTTGGTCTTGGTGCTTTTTCAAGTGGAATCTTCCACATGGCAACACATGCATTCTTTAAAGCGTTGCTTTTCCTGGGAGCAGGAAGTGTCATCCATGCTTTGGGAGGCGAGCAAGATCTGAGGAAGATGGGTGGATTGAAAAAGTATTTGCCCATTACCTATCTGACTTTTCTGGTGGGAACACTTGCCATTTCAGGAATTCCACCATTCGCTGGTTTCTTTTCCAAGGATGAGATTCTTGCCGAGGCCTTTGCAAATAATCCAATGGTGTGGGCGGTTGCATTACTGGCATCACTGCTGACAGTATTCTATATGTTCCGTTTGTTCTTCCTGACATTCTTTGGATCTGAAAGAGCGAGCCATGAAACGATGCATCACATTCATGAATCACCAAAGAGCATGGCAATTCCTTTGATCGCATTAGCGGTATTATCTCTTGTGGGAGGTTTTATGAATGTTCCAGAAGCACTATTTGGTTCTTCACAATTATCAGAATACCTGTCGCCTGTATTTGCTCAATCGAAAGAACTTATGGCTGAGCATACATTATCACATGCAACGGAGTATGGATTAATGGGAACAGTCATTGCTTTAACATTAGCAGTTATCGGTGTTGCCTGGTCTATGTATGTTAAGAAGGCAAGTGTTCCAGTTGCAGAAGGTTCTGACATCGGGACTCTGCAAAAACTCTCTTATAATAAGTATTACGTTGACGAGATCTATGACACGATTGTAGTAAAGCCGCTCTATTGGCTCTCTTCTAAATTTGACCAGATTGTTGAAAAACTCGCGATTGACGGTTTTGTAAACTCAGCCGGCGATTCAGTGGTCCAATGGAGTAAGGTATTCAGACTATTTCAAAGCGGCACGATCGGATTTTACATTTTCATGATGGTTATAGGTATTGTATTGATGCTTTCACTATCCTTCATTTATTAA
- a CDS encoding NADH-quinone oxidoreductase subunit J: protein MTNNVALTLNLFYFLSFVSVFTALLVVFSKNPVYSVLYLVLTFVSIFCHYILLSSQFLAIVHLIVYAGAIMVLFLYVIMFLNLNHETEPHKSNLLKFAATICASMLLIILVASLKGAGGMETNSPSPSMIGSVKNLGHVLFTDFLLPFEVASILLLAAMVGAVMIAKNEKPQTDKKP, encoded by the coding sequence ATAACAAATAACGTAGCCTTGACCCTTAATCTTTTCTACTTTCTGTCGTTTGTCTCGGTGTTCACTGCACTGCTGGTAGTCTTTTCGAAGAACCCGGTGTATAGTGTCCTCTATCTTGTATTGACTTTTGTCTCTATCTTTTGTCATTATATATTGTTGAGTTCTCAGTTCCTGGCGATCGTTCACCTGATCGTTTATGCTGGAGCTATCATGGTTCTGTTCCTTTATGTTATCATGTTCCTGAACCTGAACCATGAAACCGAACCACACAAAAGCAACTTGTTGAAATTCGCAGCAACGATCTGTGCATCCATGCTGCTGATTATCCTGGTTGCATCATTGAAAGGCGCAGGCGGAATGGAAACTAATTCACCAAGCCCAAGCATGATAGGATCGGTTAAGAACCTTGGACACGTTTTATTCACAGATTTCCTGCTTCCATTTGAAGTGGCATCCATACTTCTCCTGGCCGCAATGGTCGGAGCCGTTATGATCGCAAAAAATGAGAAACCTCAAACCGACAAAAAGCCATGA
- a CDS encoding NADH-quinone oxidoreductase subunit M: protein MILSFIIFWPLFISVVILISRLKNAKELALGAAVIELIASLVMVSQFSNTAEPQFAVNIPWITSMGVKVNFNVAVDGISLLLVLLTTVLVPFIILSSFSGSESKPSSFYGLILMMQMALIGVFTARDGFLFYIFWEVALIPIYFICLIWGGTDRNKITLKFFIYTLAGSLFMLVGLVYLYLQTPNEHSFDITALYAAGRSLPVEIQSVIFWAMFVAFAIKMPVFPFHTWQPDTYSVAPVQGTMLLSAIMLKMGIYGVIRWLIPVVPMGVSEWGNVAIILSVIGIIYASCIAIIQNDFKRLIAYSSIAHVGLISAGLFTLSKIGMQGAIIQMLSHGIVVFALFYIVEIIFDRTKTRSLSQLGGIRNEAPVLSSVFIVVMLGSVALPLTSGFVGEFLLINSLVQYQIVIGTVAGLTIILGAIYMLRTFQKAMSGETNAATKGFLDLTTQEKVVLYPMVIMILAIGIYPTPLLEISEAAVDNILVIVSDLSASAK, encoded by the coding sequence ATGATCCTTTCCTTCATCATATTCTGGCCGTTATTTATATCAGTAGTGATACTGATAAGTCGTTTGAAGAATGCAAAAGAACTTGCTCTCGGTGCTGCAGTGATTGAACTTATTGCATCGCTCGTCATGGTGTCGCAATTTTCAAATACCGCCGAGCCACAGTTTGCTGTCAATATTCCATGGATCACATCTATGGGTGTGAAGGTGAATTTTAATGTAGCAGTTGATGGCATCAGTCTTCTTCTTGTTCTACTGACAACGGTCCTCGTTCCATTTATCATTCTTTCATCTTTTTCAGGCTCTGAATCGAAGCCTTCATCATTCTATGGACTTATCCTGATGATGCAGATGGCGCTCATTGGAGTCTTCACAGCGAGAGACGGATTTTTGTTTTACATCTTCTGGGAAGTTGCTCTCATACCGATCTATTTCATTTGCCTGATCTGGGGCGGAACCGATCGGAATAAGATCACATTGAAGTTTTTCATTTATACACTGGCCGGAAGTTTATTCATGCTGGTAGGTCTTGTGTATCTCTATCTCCAGACTCCCAATGAACATTCATTTGATATTACAGCACTATATGCCGCTGGAAGATCATTACCGGTAGAAATACAAAGTGTGATCTTCTGGGCAATGTTCGTGGCCTTTGCTATTAAGATGCCGGTATTTCCATTTCATACCTGGCAGCCGGATACTTATTCAGTGGCACCGGTTCAGGGCACCATGTTGTTATCAGCTATCATGCTCAAGATGGGAATTTATGGAGTGATCCGCTGGCTTATCCCGGTGGTTCCGATGGGAGTGAGTGAGTGGGGAAATGTAGCCATCATTCTTTCCGTTATTGGAATCATCTATGCTTCCTGCATAGCCATCATTCAGAACGACTTCAAACGACTAATTGCATACTCATCGATTGCCCACGTAGGTCTTATATCGGCCGGCTTATTTACATTGAGTAAAATAGGAATGCAGGGAGCTATCATTCAGATGCTAAGTCATGGTATTGTGGTGTTTGCATTATTCTATATTGTTGAGATCATCTTTGATCGCACAAAAACACGATCTCTTTCACAGTTGGGTGGAATCAGGAATGAAGCACCAGTTCTCAGCTCTGTATTTATTGTGGTAATGCTGGGAAGTGTTGCGCTGCCATTGACAAGTGGTTTCGTTGGTGAATTTCTGTTGATCAATTCTCTGGTTCAATATCAAATCGTTATTGGAACAGTTGCCGGACTTACCATCATCCTTGGCGCAATTTACATGCTTCGTACTTTTCAGAAAGCAATGTCAGGGGAGACCAACGCGGCGACAAAAGGATTTTTGGATCTGACTACCCAGGAAAAGGTGGTACTTTATCCAATGGTGATCATGATCCTGGCCATAGGAATTTACCCTACACCACTATTGGAAATTTCAGAAGCGGCAGTAGATAATATTTTAGTTATAGTTTCGGATTTATCAGCTTCAGCAAAATAG
- a CDS encoding NADH-quinone oxidoreductase subunit N has protein sequence MNALYVIFGLGFLSLIAEIVNLKKGLTIAIIIGILAAVVLIGMDWNTNQSFYNEMVTFDNAAISFTALILVISIFWFWMAGDYFSDQPHQTDRSALILFSLSGALIMVSFSNMAMLFLGIEVLSISLYVLAGSNKNSLLSNEASFKYFLMGSFATGFLLMGIALIYGATGSFNIQKIAVSVMEQPALPGFFYVGIILMLVGMAFKISAVPFHFWAPDVYEGSPITITAFMSTVVKIAAIAAFYKLFTIFYQVPETSWRPLGIILQAITVLTLIVPNVTAVFQTNVKRLLAYSSVGNVGYILLAFISGGNRGEVVFYYLTAYSLASIAAFTVLYKIEKSGNGTFKGLFKRNPLMALLMTVALLSLAGIPPLAGFLAKYLVFVQALEADHSGLVIIAIITSLTGVFYYFRVLISMFQDSGDASVVNDSFSSKLLMIILLALIIGIGLFPDFLTMLMAA, from the coding sequence ATGAACGCATTGTACGTAATTTTTGGTTTGGGATTTCTTTCACTGATTGCAGAGATCGTTAATCTTAAAAAAGGATTAACCATCGCTATTATCATCGGCATCCTGGCGGCCGTTGTTTTAATAGGCATGGACTGGAACACAAATCAGAGTTTCTACAATGAGATGGTGACATTCGATAATGCAGCTATCTCATTTACTGCTTTAATTCTTGTGATCAGCATCTTCTGGTTCTGGATGGCAGGAGATTATTTTTCAGATCAACCGCATCAAACCGATCGTTCCGCTCTGATTCTGTTTTCATTGTCAGGTGCTCTGATCATGGTGTCATTTAGTAACATGGCCATGCTGTTTTTAGGAATAGAAGTGCTCTCAATTTCATTATATGTATTAGCAGGAAGCAATAAGAACAGTCTGCTTTCCAATGAGGCGTCGTTCAAGTACTTCCTCATGGGTTCATTTGCTACTGGATTTTTATTGATGGGTATTGCCCTGATCTATGGAGCAACAGGTTCTTTCAATATTCAAAAGATTGCAGTCAGTGTAATGGAGCAGCCTGCACTGCCAGGATTCTTTTATGTAGGAATTATTCTGATGCTGGTGGGTATGGCTTTTAAAATATCGGCGGTTCCTTTTCATTTCTGGGCACCGGATGTTTATGAAGGTTCTCCCATCACCATTACGGCTTTCATGTCTACCGTCGTCAAGATTGCAGCCATCGCAGCATTCTATAAGTTGTTTACTATATTCTATCAGGTACCAGAAACATCATGGAGGCCATTGGGTATTATACTCCAGGCGATAACGGTGCTTACGCTTATTGTTCCGAATGTCACTGCTGTATTCCAGACCAATGTCAAGAGGTTGCTGGCGTATTCAAGTGTAGGTAACGTAGGTTATATATTGCTGGCTTTCATTAGCGGCGGCAACAGGGGTGAAGTAGTCTTCTATTATCTCACAGCATATTCACTCGCTTCAATTGCAGCATTTACAGTCTTGTATAAAATTGAAAAATCCGGCAATGGTACTTTCAAGGGACTCTTCAAAAGAAATCCACTAATGGCTCTGTTGATGACAGTCGCTCTGCTTTCGCTTGCAGGTATTCCTCCTTTGGCTGGCTTTCTGGCAAAGTACCTGGTATTTGTACAGGCACTGGAGGCTGATCACTCCGGACTGGTGATCATCGCTATCATCACTTCGCTGACCGGGGTTTTCTATTATTTCAGAGTGCTGATCTCCATGTTTCAGGATTCGGGAGATGCTTCAGTTGTGAATGATTCATTCTCATCCAAATTACTGATGATCATATTGTTAGCTCTTATCATCGGCATAGGATTGTTCCCTGATTTTCTAACCATGCTGATGGCTGCCTAG
- a CDS encoding NADH-quinone oxidoreductase subunit I has product MTFMERMYLPAILGGVVITIKHLFRKSATIRYPEKEREISDIWRGQHVLKRDEKGAERCTACGLCAVACPAEAITMVAAERNKGEENLYREEKYASTYEINMLRCIFCGLCEEACPKEAIFLTDRIIPTDYGRESFVFGKDKLVEPVNARIDVTKRQTPAVLEFKTHKKLSHNK; this is encoded by the coding sequence ATGACATTCATGGAGAGAATGTATCTGCCTGCTATTCTTGGAGGTGTGGTGATTACAATCAAGCATTTATTCAGAAAGAGCGCTACGATCAGGTATCCTGAAAAGGAACGTGAGATCAGTGACATCTGGAGAGGTCAGCACGTGCTAAAGAGAGATGAGAAAGGTGCAGAACGATGTACTGCTTGTGGCCTTTGCGCGGTAGCATGTCCTGCGGAAGCGATTACAATGGTTGCGGCAGAACGCAATAAAGGTGAAGAGAATTTATATCGTGAAGAAAAATATGCATCAACGTATGAGATCAACATGCTACGTTGCATTTTCTGCGGACTCTGTGAAGAAGCATGTCCAAAGGAGGCAATTTTTCTTACCGATCGGATTATACCAACAGATTACGGACGGGAGAGCTTTGTTTTTGGGAAGGATAAACTGGTGGAACCGGTAAATGCGCGCATTGACGTAACAAAACGTCAAACGCCTGCAGTACTGGAATTTAAAACACACAAGAAATTAAGCCATAACAAATAA